DNA from Clupea harengus chromosome 2, Ch_v2.0.2, whole genome shotgun sequence:
AGTCGCGCTGTGAATATGACTGAATGTTCCAAAACCATAAAACAGGGTGCGCCACCACAACACTCTCTCCCCATACGCACccaccgtgcacacacacacacacacacacgctcttgtTCGCTTGGATGTCTCTCACTCGTTTACAAAGAATTGACAGGGTTAAATGGACCacactgttaaaaaaaacagcacgaGTACTGTGATCATGCCTGGCAACATCCTTGTTCATTCCCTAGAGTAAACAAGTCTCTGACAATCAGCGAAAGCTACTGTACTTCGTGAACAACGACCAATAACCAGTGCGCAATGTGTGCTGCATACACGTTAATGTTTCATTACCTACGGTCTCATGGGCCAACAATATTATATTAAATCGTACTTTGGATCATCcccctaatacacacatacatgtaataacacacacaaacgcgcgcgcgcgagcacacacacacacacacacacacacacaaagcatgtgAGTCTCATAGATATCAAAATGCAACGATGTGTTTGAGATAGGAAACATTAATTTCATTTTAGGACAAAATGTAGAGTAGGGTAGTATAGCTAGTATGGCTAGATGTTAAAGTGCTTTGTTCTCGTTCAATAATCtagtcaaacttttttttctttcaaaacgCTTTTGATATGTTAAAGAACTGCGTAGAGTACATAACACTGTACTGGATTACCTTCCAATAAAAGAGCACATCGTGTGCTACCTTAGGCCTACTTGTCTGGTCATTGCAACCCCCACAAACCACAGACAAGGAAGTCGACATTTTGCAACATTCTCCTAAAATATAATTTTGATTTATAGCTGCTAATCTAATTTGAAATTCGCGCTCTCATTCTGAAAAATTAAGATTTGGTCAGCAGATGGCGACACTCTCCAACAAATCTCGCTAGAACTTCAAAATTGCCTAGTGAACACTGCAACACTTTAGTTGTGTGTTTAAGTTAGGGTGTATAGCAACATGCCATCTTAAACGAACTCAAACACTGACAGGACTCGCACAATAATAAATATTACACCCCAAGTCTATTTCTTACCATAGGCATATAGATCAGTATTTGGAGTGGTTTTAATTGCATCCGCACGTTTCCATTCTAGGAGCTGGTCATGCGGGGCAAGACGCCATTAACTGGTGTGCGGTGTGCTTGTCTAAATTGGGATCAAGCCAAGCCGTTAGACAGCGCGGCAGTTCAGGTCTTTTCCACTCTGTGCTTTCAGCATATAGGACCTACGCAGTTATGCGGATCACGTACGCGTTCTGGGCAACGGTGTGAAAATTCATCTCGCTGCCAATTACAAGTCACATGTTTGCCCTAATTCAATCCCAACAGACAAGATTTAATCCTACGCTATCTGTTTGAAAAGGAAAGTATATCAGAGTGAGAGTCATTTCAAGACGAGACGCCGAGGAAATATATCATGGAGAAAATGTATCCTGTTGAAAGAACTTTTCTAATGCAATAACGACGTAGAGTAGCCTGCAAGTATTTTTCTGAGGCCCTTTTATGGTCTTCTGTTCTGAATATAATTATACATGTGTCACTTTATTTAGACATGAAGTATTTGAAACTGAGAAAAAAATGAtcccctctcacctccccccaaaaaagagtGTATTACTTTGCAAAATTGAGATGGTTATACAGATTGACTTCACAGGATGAGGCATGTgttgcaaacacacaaagttgTACATGGTCTTAAAAATATGCGCGTTGCATGACCTTGGTATGGAGGCAGCATCCATTTCGCTCCTTCATATTAAGGCGTACACATGGGCTAATTAATACTTTCTGTCTCGAGTAGCCTACAAAAGCAGCATCACGGGACAACGTCCACTGCTTTCCATGGTCCTGATTCCATAGTATATACACCAAGCCAAAAGAGGGCGGTAATGTTCCCTTTTATTGGCCTATGCTTCTCCTGAAATATCCACGAAGAAGTAATGTACCGTGTACCGTAGTTTGTTTTGTGCGTGTTAGGTACTTGTCATCCTCTAGACTAAGAAACGGGAGTTAAAATGGTTTCTAATAGCCTGGATTGTTCGATATGGGTCGGCTCCGAAACTGGAATACTGAAAGGTACCATCATGCGATGCATATTTAAGATTCATAGGGTGCTTGTGGGAACACGTGGGTTGTCAACGAGAGAGAAAGCTAGTGCTAGCCAGCTAACCAGTGTTAACTTTGCACGTTAGCTTGCAAGTAGTTGTGTTAGGCTTTGTGTGACTGTACTCTAAAGTCTTAAAATGCACGTTCTTGAATATTTATGTTTGACATGTGTTTTGGTTTAAAGGGATAAGTTtaaaaaagaagcaagcttTCAACTTCTGTGAGATGAGTTGTCTGAGTCGAGACCAGGAAGTTTGTGCTCTGGGATGGGGAGATCCACAGGAGTCAGAGGTGAGGAGCGATGGAAGCTTGACCATTGACTATAATATTGACCATTGACGTTTCACCATTTTAGTAGCATGTAATGCTTTGCCTTGTTAGTGGCCAATCTGTTTTGTCTGCTGTGTTATGCCTATTGTTTTCCTCCAGGTACTAGTAGGCTGTGCCAATGGTGTGGTGAAAACGTTCAGCACAGAAAAGGGCATTTTCACAGAGACTAGGGAATGTGGGGACCACACACAGGGCAAGTTCACTGGCCTGGCTGTTACTGACAGGTTAGTcatgaattgtgtgtgtatgtacaattTCAATTCTAAGCGATTCCTCTCCATGCTATGTGACATTCCGTTCACATTTGTCAACAGTAAGGCAATGGACAGTGATGTTCACCGTAGATATTATTTCATACCATAAATTCACTCAAGATTTTTCATGCAATCTGTGCTAACATCCATTGTCCTATGACATCACGTCACTATGTGTTTAAAAGTCTCAGTCAGTGCATGAGTTTTTGAAACAAATTGGATATGCTTGTTTTGGTCTCTTCAACTCATGACAATTTTCTGCTGCTGTTTTTCTCAGTGCTCTGGTCACCTGTGTGGAGTCAGGACTATTAAAGGTCTGGAAGGAGGGTAGCACTGACACGGTAAGTGCGTTGCGCACTCACTCAACATGGGTAGTCTTACGATTTGTGACTCAGAATGCACTTGATCATCTGCTTTGTGCTCATTATATCAACATCCAGAATAGAGAATCTGAAATTGATTGGATTTGAATGAATCTGGTgtaatttttttaatgtttttgcctccccccacccccctcatgCCCTGAATACTTATGTTGGTCTGGGGCTAGGTTGAGATGAATGCGGGAGGTGGCGTGTGTCGAATGCGACAGAACAAATCACAGCGCAGTCGAGTGGCCACGGGAGGGAAGGAAAATCCACTGAAAGTATGGGACCTTGAGAGACCAGACAAGCCCATTTTTATAGCCAAAAACGTAAGTGTACTCAATTACACGATTTTGAGCAGTTATGATAGGTCAGGTCTTCGTTCCTATTGGGTGCATTTTTGTCATGATATTTTGTGTGTTGAATTGTCTGGCAGGTGGCACAAGATTGGTTGGACTTGAGAGTACCAATTTGGGTCAGAGACATAGCCTTCATCCCAGACTCAGACAAGATCGTTACATGCACAGGGCATCACCAGGTATGTTATTCTTTGCTTGGACAAACTCATTTGGTCTCAATCCATGTAAAACACAGCATCTTTAGACAGATGTCTCCTGTGGAACTGTGTAATAAAGAATGCATCAAGTTTATACCATACTTGATGAAGTGTGTGGGTCAGGTGTGACTCCTGCGTCCAGGATTGCCTGTAGTTGTGCCAGTGCCTTTCCCTGTGCTGACCCATCACCTCAAGGTCCTCTGTTACTAGGAGTCTGTACACAAATCTAGTTTTGTAATTGaggatggtgtgtatgtgtatgtaagtctgtatgaatatgtatgtgtatgtatatatataaatgtgtgtgtgtgtgtgtgtatatgtgtgtgtgtgtgtgtgtgtgtgtgtatatatatatatatatgtatgtatgtatgtatgtactgtatatatatgtatgtatgtatatatgaatCATCCAggctctctctgctccttggTTGGTAGGTGCGGGTGTATGACCCATCTTCCCCTCAGAGGCGGCCGGTCCTGGAGGCGAAGTTTGGGGAGTATCCGCTGACTGCTCTCGCTCTGCCGGCCAGCGGGGGATCAGTGGTGGTGGGGAACACACAGGGACAGCTGGCCATCTTGGACCTGCGAAAAGGTTAATTTCGGGCATGGGTTTGCTGTTGTCCTGgtggtggctttttttttttctgcggaTGTAAACCCATTTCCTTTTGTGCGCTCTGTTAGCATATTTTAGTAATTAGAGGATCTACGTGTCTCCTGTCAAACTTCACTTGACTTCCTTGGGGAACTAAGTGTTAGGCCTAATACAACATCTTCCCTTTCAATCCCTTGATCTTGGTGTTGAGACaaggctgtgttcactgagaGCTTGTATGGTTGCGGATTCAGAGGGGCGAACAGGTATGGGATATTCAGGCGTTATGTAACCACACAGATATAAACTGATGTACCTGCTGCCACCACAGTAACAGATCCACCCGGGGGATTCAAAGTAAACCGTGTCTGCTCACCTGTTTGTGTTATCTCAGGACCACACTGCTAACCTGgactcatctccctctctgtttctttctcttccttctccttcatTCTCACTTCACTCAGTCAATCttgttgtgtgaatgtgaggtTCTCAGCAAGTTGGCAAGTTAAGAGTTTTTGTGCATCATCTTTGCCATCCCTTTTAAGATGTTCACAGTTAAAAATTACGCAGAACTTTGAGGCACCAGAGCGCAAATCGTTCATGCGCTTATTTtacctaggtgtgtgtgtgtgtgtgtgtgtgtttgggagtgctTTGACATTGTGTCTTGTCTCTTTGCTCTAGGCCTGGTGCGTGGGTGTCTGAAGAATTTGGCAGGGGGCGTTCGGGGGCTGGAGTGTCACCCAACACTCCCCCTAGTGGCCTCCTGTGGTCTGGACCGCTTCCTGAGAGTACACAACCTCGAGGACCACAAACTACAGCACAAGGTCTggataaacacacatagacaaactcacgctcacacatagtaatatatatttttgtaatatatgaaaaaaaagaaatacttaATTACATTTCCTGTATGCATATTACCATCCATCCTTGTAAGCATTTCATGGACAGGACTTACGCAGAGCTCTTATAAAGGAATGCTCTGCATAgccccacccacagacacatgaTAATGATTTAATCTAACAACAAGTGCAATCCATCAGTTTTGTCAAGATTGCCTCCTTTTGCTGTCTGGTCTCTGTGACATCACAATCAGCctccttcttgttcttcttcttctctcctccccggTAGGTGTACTTGAAGTCAAGACTCAACTGTGTGCTGCTCTCCAGTAGTTGTTTGGAGGTAGGTAGCCAGCTGGTGTGTGGCAGACGTGACGGATACTTTTATGTAGACAGTTTTGTGTTGAGGGTTGACTCAATCTCTCAAGGGAATCATATGTTGATGGCATCTGTAGAGAGATGGtatgaagaggggggggggaaaggaaaaCAAGATTTTGAAGGGTTTGTCATTCACTTTTGTAAAATTAGAGATTGCAATAatgaatttgtttttgtttttctttgctccTCAGCTTAGTGGAGAAGACCTGTCTGGGGACGTGGAGGAGGTCAAACAGGAGGGAGATGCCGAAGAGGATGAGGTGTGGGACGCCATGGAAACGGTGACGGATAAAACGAAAAAACGCGCTAATGAAGAGCCAGAAGCAGTTGTCACAGAGGCAGAGtcgaagaagaaaagaaaaatggcaaAGAAATGACTGAAAATGGACGGGAAAGACAGAACTATACATGATGAAGAGAAACCAAACCATGCATAGATTTTTCACGTATTTTGAAACTGATGGCTAGCATCTCCAGATTCTTTACTATACCTAACCCTTCATGTTATTAAATATGAGTGGAATGGAATCTTTGTTGTGACTTGGTCATTCAAGTGGTATAACTCCACTCTGCTCTGCTTGTTTTCCTCTGTAGGAATCAGGCAGGTATCATACTGTAGTCATACTGAAATGATGAGCAGGATTTAAAAGACTGCAATTCTCTGCTGTCATCTATTTACATGAACTGTACTATGACATATGTACGTGTAAATATACTCTGTATTACCTTTTAAAATATGGTCCGTGCCTTAATTTCATGACTCAGCCAAATTTGTGTGAGTTGAAGAGACCAAAACAAACATCCAATTTGTGTCCATCACGGACTGTCACGGTCATGACACTTGCCCATGGGGATAGAGGGCGTGGTGTTAaacatgtccactgtctctgACTGCTAAGGCTGTGTGCTTGTGAAACACTTTATAGCTATCTAATGAAATCTCATTCAATATAGAGAAGTAAACAGACCCGGAATGAAGAGGGTTGTGGATTCCTAGACAGGAAATATATTTAGGATTGGAGTTCATCCGTCTATCTGTCTTTGTTCATTGACGTGTGTTTGTAGCTGTATGTTGCTTAATAGCAGATTACtcttgtatttatgtgtttaaaAGAAGTACATGAAACCATAAATCTCAGATATGGCAGGGTAGTTGTGTACTGTCAAGAGTTCACATTCAGCAGTAAAAGAAGTCATGCCTAGCCACCTATCAGAAATCTTTGCCTGCTTTTATATGGTCACCTTTGTTGTAAGGAAGTTGCTACTACTAAAGCAGAATCATTGGCTATGTGAAAAAGCAGAATATCCATTGCTGACTGGCCTTCAGTTCCAAAGCTCGAAACAACCCTGCACTTGGAGAGAAGGACACCTAGTGACCTGTCTCCCGTCTGTCCCCATGCTTATTTATTACAGGAGTTGGGCCCATCCTTGTCCCTCtcgtcctccctctccccctccccctctgtgaTAAAAGGTGAAGTCTGAGCAGATCTTAGGGTGTATATCTATTTAAATGAGCAGCAGGGATCCTTGAGGCTGTCCaagagatggggtgggggtgcagcgGGAGAGAGGACAATGCTGACGCATTATtcagacacacgcacttacatgcacattcacacacacacacacatatacacacgcttACCATCTATCAACccaaccccccatccccacacacGTACCTCCCTGCTCCATCATAGACGAAGCACAGGCTCCTGCCCAAGGTGAACCCATAACCCTGacggggtaaaaaaaaaaggaaagggacAGATGAGAGCGAATGGAGTTGGCAGATGAGTAGATGTCGTATTTAAAATTGTAAATCAGGGCCAAAGATGTGGCACTGGGAGAGACATTAGGGAACCAGTTCCCTTAAAGGACAGTTCCTGAGGACAAAGGACAAATGCCTGGCAGACTCCTGTCCCTCTGAGACACTGACCTGCTGTGAGTGCTCATCACTGTTTGTGCCCCTCCGATTCATTTCTATGTTTATTCTGATGTCTTTTACGGTGAAATGGGACTTGATGGTGTTTTCACCCCGGGGAACAAAGCTCCTATAATGGGGCGCTTTAGTGCCAGGGGCTGGGGCCCGCTCTACACTCCCATCACTCTGTGCACACCAAGGGGCAAGCTCTCCCTTCTCTCATCTCATGGACCAAAGGTCACAATGAGCAATCATGGGCAGACTAAcaatctcactttctctgtctctcttgtctcacacacacacacacatacacacacacacacacacatatacacacacacacacatacactgagcaatggcacacacacacacacacacacacacacacacacacacacacataaccacaaacacacacacacacacacactgagcaatggcacacacacaaacacacacacacacacacacacacatacacacacacacacacacacacacacacacacactgagcaatgacacacacacacacacacacacacactgagcaatggcatacacacacacacacacacacacacactgaccaatggcacacacacaaacactgagcaatggcacacacacaaacacacacacacacacacatacacacacacacacacacacacacacacacacactgagcaatgacacacacacacacactcacacacacactgagcaatggcacacacacacacacacacacacacacactgagcaatgGCATAATCATCTCAGCTCATcgatatttatataaaaaaaaaagattgctaTTCAAGACTTTGGTCAGTGTTTTTGTGAAGGGCCTGAACTGAGACCATAGTCCACAGTCAGCTTGCACAGCAGGTATTATAGAATGTCATCAGTTATTTTGGGGAGAACATAACTCTAGTTTACGGTTCTGTAGATTCTAACACAAGTGCAATCTTTCTGCAACTTGCCAAACTATGCAGTAGACAATTCCTAGGTTGTGTTACTAGCAATCAAACTGAACATGAAAGACCCAGAGTATAACTGAGTAACCACATGGGGGCAGTACAAATACTCGCAACGGCTCATTCTGAAATTGTAGTAGAAAATAGTAGAAAATGAACTTGCTTTGCAGAAGGACACTTTGTGGTATCACTCAAGTGGTATCACTCACCCGCTGTTTCAAAAGAGTTAATGTCTAGTGAAATGTCTCAAATTTTATTTGGTAATGGCATCTCAATATACAGCAATGGCCACGTGAATTAACTGGACACATATTGtgatctttttttatatatcagTATACATTACAATGTGAGAGTCTGACTTATATCAAACTAACATATGTACATAATGCCTCCAGtgatgaatgcattctgtatattttgtattcattaaTTATATTGGTAGTTGGCAAAATAAGCAATATAATGTCAAAACTTGGTATTACATTATCAATGTAAAATTATTTGACACAATTTAAGTCTTATGATAAGTCCTTATACTCCTACATAAACAGCTTGTACTTTAGCCAtgagtgtaaaaaaaatgaattattggTAGAGACACATAAGTAATATTCAGACAATAGCCAAGGGCCTGGATATGTAAAACTTGTACTGAGCACACAGAGGCCTTCGTTCATAATTACAGTGGCTTACAAAGGTATTGAAGTCATCGCCATTTTTacaattacaaaagatacaCATTTTTTCCCAGTCAGTATTATTATTGCAGACGTTTATGCTCTAGTATATTTCCAAACGCGATGTAAGTTATTTGTCAGCTAACACtaaaaattaataaatgaaaAGTTTGCATATAAGTATTAAAAACCCCTGTGCATTTCAGCTCCGGATACATTATTCCAAAATAATACAGAGGCACGATTTATTTGACCACAACTGATCATAATTAGGAACTGCCTATGAGTGGCTCAAGTAGAGATACCCCTCTGGATATAGAAATCTCTCCGTCTAAGAGTCATCAGCCAGGTTGTGAAATAGCAGAGGAAACAAAGACTAGAGACAATGTGTTTCAGATGCTTTAAGTGAGGAAAAGTGATTTGATGTCCAATTGAGCCAAGTAGAAATTTCATCACACCACCCAGATGTTTTGTAGAAAAGGCTGTCCCCCAATCCAAGCATCTGAGAAAGATATTCACTGAGGAGGGAGGCCACAACAGTCCAACCATCACCCCTGAAAAATCTACAGAGTTCTGTATCTGGAATCGGGGTGCATTGATGTACACAATCTTAAGAGCTCTCCATAAAACTAGACTCTACTGGGTGGCAAAAGAAGCCATTGTTTTAGAAGATCCACATTAAAGCATGAATGGATGTTGCTTAAGATATAGGAAAAGGTTTTTAAGATATAGGAAAAGGTTTGTATGGTCATATGAGACCAAGATAGAACTTTCTCGTCAATCCTTGAAGTGACGTGGCGCAAATCTAACATTGCCAAcgtctcaagaaacaccatctCAATAGTGAAATATGGCAGTGGtaacatcatgctgtggggataaTTGTCATCTGCTGAAACTTTTAAGAATTGAATAAATGGTAATAACTGAATGGTAATAAATTCTACACAAACTCACAAGAAAACGTGTTGCAGTCTTTTGTGAAATACCTACAATGGCCCAAGAACTTCCTAAAGTTGAAAAATAGCAGTTATGATACTAAAAGTGGACTGACTTTTAGAAACATCATTAAGACTGTAAAAAGTATCTGTGGTAGATAGACGTTACCTCAGTTCAGGCAGTGGTAGTTGTACAGCCCTGTCTAGTTTAGTGACACCATCACTAAAAAACAGAGGAAACGTACTGACTatcaaaaactttttttttttcataacgGTTTGAGAGAATCCTACTGTGGTACTACAGTCCAGGACCACCATCCCATCAACCTAGATAAACCATTTAAACTCTTGCAAGAGGGAAAAACAATGCGAATGATGTCCAAAGCTCTCACTTCAAAAGACTTAAGGTTGTTATTGCAAAATAAGGGTTCTCTATCAAGCATTCATGTATAGTGGTTGAATACAAgcagaatattttagtttttaatttacttatttttagTAGATATAACTGATGTAGCCTTTAGAGATATACTACAACATAGGTGTTCATAATTAAAATACTGATCgggaaaatatgtgtaagtatcttttgAAAATCAGAAAATagtgatgactttcaggggggtTGAACACTTTTGCACACAAGGCCTAGCTGAAACCCTCCCACAACTGTACATGGACATTTCTACCTTCAGGAGAAAACAAtataaaatgacaaaaatgtatCATCTTTACATGAGAAAAATGACTAGTATCATGTCCATACTCAAAGACACATAGAGGCAAACGTTTATACACTATGCCTGCCTGCACAAGTTTACACAAACTACAGCATGGAAGGGGGGGGGACTAAAATACCTACAACGGCCCATTCATTTCCTAAAGTTGAAAGAGAGCAGTTATGACACTAATACTGGACTGACTTTCATAAACAGCATTAAGATTGTAAACAGTATCTATGGTAGATACGTAGACGTTACCTTAGTTCAGGCAGTAGAAGTTGTACAGCCCTGTCTAGTTTAGCGACTTCATCACTatcctgtttctctgtctgtgtccagcTGCTGCTCACTCAACCCCAACTGTTCAGCCTAGAGGCCTCAGGAACGCCTAATGGACAGGTGCATGACTCTTCCGCTGCAAGGTGCCATTTTAGTGCCCACTTCCATGCCTGGGTGCCACCTCACAGCTGGCACCCTGAGTGTTTAGAGTCACTTTCGCTTAGGCACACCCTGCCTAACGACTCAATTCATTATCAGCGGTGGGCGGGTGAGAGTGTGCACTGAGCTAACGAGAAATCGAAACAAATCGGCAAGCCAGATCAATTAAAGGCGATGCTTTCCGCCCTGTAATTGCAGATGTGATTTGCGCAGataagagaaggggggagaatAAAAAATGCTAGCCGTTCCCCTGGTGAGCGTTCCTGATTCACCATTAAACATCCATTTGAGAGCCACCTGCCTGCCGGGGCCTACCGGGGCCTGCCCGCGAGTGCCACTCCTGTCCTTACGTAAACAGGACTGAGTGCCGTAGCGACGCAGTGTCAACATCTGTTTCTTTACTCACAAATGGTTTTCACTTCATTTCAGCCCTGTGATGACATCTAAAGCGTCTCTGACAGAGCCTGCGATTGCGGGATGCCTATAGTCTGGCCTCACGGTAATAGCAAATGGCATATGGTAATATAATACATAATGCATGTTGGTGTTTTCAGATGGGTTTGTAATGTGAACGCTCTGGAGAGCTCTGGAGTTAGGAACTCTCTCTTTAGTAGGGGCTATGTGGAACTGGGATGACACTGCAGATCAACTATGCTAATGTTAGATATTTCCCTGTCAGTGATTAGATTAAGGCATGCTCTGATTCTACTGGCATGCTGTCAAATTGATTAAACACGGGAGAGCCCCTTGGGATCGAACACCTGTAAACTAAAAAATTCTTACTGGAGTTTTGAGATTAGATTAAGGATTTATAGTGTGGGGTATGAATTGAATTTATAGCATGTGTTATAGATAAAATATGGCATCCTTGGATAAGTATTTTGATCTTGTCTTTTGGGGAATCCAGGTATCTGGAAACGTGAAGAAGCAGAGTAATCCACAGCACACCTGTTCTCATGTGTGCAGTGCTGATGGATTTTGCCCAACCAGACTTGTAGTCTTGGAGATGATTATCAGCCACTCTGCCTGATGCTAGCCCCCAACCGAGTGCCTGAATGAGGAGAGAAATAGTCTTGACCCCTGCTCTTTTACGCTCAGCAGGGGGCCAAGAGGTGGACCATAGATCACACTCTACTTCAACAACAAACTATGCCCAAGAGACCGCAGTGCCATGGGCTTATGGGTAGCGATGTGTGCTCTTCCATGTGAGTTACAGGGCATGTTGTCATAGATGGAtttttggagagaaaaaaaatcttcacaCATCACTGCACCCTATGTGTCCATGGAGAGCTTCATGTTAGTTTCATAGGGTCAGTGTTTGCTCTTAAACTGAAGCCATCTCTCTGATCCCTAAAAAAGGGGTCACCAGGTAAGCCTTCTGGGAACTTTATATGCAACATAATAGAATAATAAAACAGTCTTTGAAGTCCTtatttcccccccccaaaaacatATTATATGTTcctcacaccctatcagtgaTTCCCATTGTGCAGGTTTATGCAGAATATTCAGATGAAGGCTATCCATCATAAGGCTGTCAACATGCACATCCTTTTGAAAATTCATGTTTTCTTTCACCTTGTCTGGTTCCAGCTGGGTACTTCTTTGGCTTCCTCTCTAAAGCCCACATATCTGTCTAGCTGCTGTATTCCTGTGTGGTCCTGTAACAACATCTGTGAAAAGACCATAAGAATATTTAACATATCAATAGTTAGCCGAAAAGAGCCCAGCAGGAACAACAGAGGAAACGTACTGACTgtcaaaaaccttttttttgtgcttgCCTAAACATTCCTACAGGCCCATAACGATGGCCGCAGCGCTCACACGTTTTCCGATGTGAAGAAGTCTCTTCGCACTTTTTCTCCCATCTCACTAGCTGAGCCCATGGGGCATGCTAGAGAGCAGCCAGTCAGGCCCTTTGGTGTCTGGAGGAAGGAAACCATTACAGACTTCCCCCTGCTCAGTgcgaagaggagagggggggggggggggggggggcaccatgcGGCGAGAGGCTGGGTCTCTCTGGCAAAGGAAGATATCCCAGACTTCTGAGTTGACAGGGGAAACCTGAAACCTGGGAAATTAAGCAAGAAAGAGAAACTTCCTCGCTGCCTATTCCCGGCGGGGCGGAACGCCTGGAACGCCTGAATTTCAGTGCAAATCAGCACagcacaagaaacacacatgtgcacagcgCCGGACCATATGGATAACTACATGAGAGGGATTACTGTATGAACACAACCCAAAAAAATGCAAAGCATATATTGTTGAATGTAATCTGCTTTAGGTTAATCCCATgataactgtgtatgtgtgcttgtgcatgtgtctgtgtgtttgtctctgtgac
Protein-coding regions in this window:
- the wdr74 gene encoding WD repeat-containing protein 74 translates to MVSNSLDCSIWVGSETGILKGISLKKKQAFNFCEMSCLSRDQEVCALGWGDPQESEVLVGCANGVVKTFSTEKGIFTETRECGDHTQGKFTGLAVTDSALVTCVESGLLKVWKEGSTDTVEMNAGGGVCRMRQNKSQRSRVATGGKENPLKVWDLERPDKPIFIAKNVAQDWLDLRVPIWVRDIAFIPDSDKIVTCTGHHQVRVYDPSSPQRRPVLEAKFGEYPLTALALPASGGSVVVGNTQGQLAILDLRKGLVRGCLKNLAGGVRGLECHPTLPLVASCGLDRFLRVHNLEDHKLQHKVYLKSRLNCVLLSSSCLELSGEDLSGDVEEVKQEGDAEEDEVWDAMETVTDKTKKRANEEPEAVVTEAESKKKRKMAKK